From the genome of Bubalus bubalis isolate 160015118507 breed Murrah chromosome 2, NDDB_SH_1, whole genome shotgun sequence, one region includes:
- the LOC112578206 gene encoding putative olfactory receptor 2B3, whose amino-acid sequence MKNKCVTMNWANDSSPKEFVLLGFSDKPWLQKPLFVLLLISYTTAIFGNVSIMMVCILDPKLHTPMYCFLTNLSILDLCYTTSTVPHMLMNISHNKKTISYAGCVAQLITFLALGATECLLLAVMSFDRYVAICRPLHYVVIMNPWFCLRMIAFSWFTGFSNSVLQSSLTLNMPRCGHQEVDHFFCEVPALLKLSCADTKPIVAELFFFSVLILLIPVTLILISYGFIAQAVLRIKSAEGRRKAFGTCGSHMVVVSLFFGTGIYMYLQPPSSTSKDWGKIVSLFYGIFTPMLNPLIYSLRNKDMKEAFKRLMLLTFYYKK is encoded by the coding sequence ATGAAAAATAAGTGCGTCACCATGAATTGGGCCAATGACAGCTCCCCGAAAGAATTTGTACTACTTGGCTTTTCAGACAAGCCCTGGCTGCAAAAACCTCTTTTTGTTTTACTATTAATATCATACACAACCGCCATCTTTGGCAATGTGTCCATCATGATGGTGTGCATTCTGGATCCCAAGCTTCACACCCCCATGTATTGCTTTCTTACTAATCTGTCCATCTTAGATCTCTGTTACACCACAAGCACAGTCCCTCATATGCTGATGAATATTTCTCACAACAAGAAGACCATCAGCTATGCTGGCTGTGTGGCCCAGCTCATCACCTTCCTGGCCCTGGGTGCTACTGAGTGTCTCCTCCTTGCTGTTATGTCCTTTGACAGGTATGTGGCGATTTGCAGACCCCTCCACTATGTTGTCATCATGAACCCTTGGTTCTGCTTGAGGATGATAGCCTTCTCCTGGTTCACTGGCTTCAGCAACTCAGTGCTGCAGTCCTCCTTGACCCTTAACATGCCACGGTGTGGTCATCAAGAAGTGGACCACTTTTTCTGTGAGGTTCCTGCCCTTCTCAAGTTGTCCTGTGCTGACACAAAGCCTATTGTTGCTGAgctttttttcttcagtgtgtTAATTCTGCTAATTCCAGTGACATTGATCCTCATCTCCTATGGCTTCATAGCTCAAGCAGTATTGAGAATCAAATCAGCAGAAGGACGACGGAAAGCTTTTGGGACGTGTGGGTCTCACATGGTtgtagtctctctcttttttggaacaggcatatacatgtatctacaaCCACCTTCTTCCACCTCTAAGGACTGGGGGAAAATCGTTTCTCTCTTCTATGGGATATTCACACCCATGTTGAACCCCCTCATCTATAGCCTTAGAAATAAAGATATGAAGGAGGCCTTTAAGAGGCTGATGCTGTTAACATTTTACTATAAGAAGTAA